In Peromyscus maniculatus bairdii isolate BWxNUB_F1_BW_parent chromosome 9, HU_Pman_BW_mat_3.1, whole genome shotgun sequence, one genomic interval encodes:
- the Il17d gene encoding interleukin-17D — protein MLGTLVWMLAVGFLLALAPGRAAGALRTGRRPARPRDCADRPEELLEQLYGRLAAGVLSAFHHTLQLGPREQARNASCPAGGRPADRRFRPPTNLRSVSPWAYRISYDPARFPRYLPEAYCLCRGCLTGLFGEEDFRFRSAPVYSPAVVLRRTAACAGGRSVYAEHYVTIPVGCTCVPEPDKASDNANSSMDKPGAKLLLGPSDRPAGR, from the exons ATGTTGGGGACACTG GTCTGGATGCTCGCGGTCGGCTTCCTGCTGGCCCTGGCGCCGGGCCGCGCGGCCGGCGCGCTGAGGACCGGGAGGCGTCCGGCGCGGCCGCGGGACTGCGCCGACCGGCCCGAGGAACTCCTGGAGCAGCTGTACGGGCGGCTGGCGGCCGGGGTGCTCAGCGCCTTCCACCACACGCTGCAGCTCGGGCCGCGCGAGCAGGCGCGCAACGCCAGCTGCCCGGCCGGGGGCAGGCCCGCCGACCGCCGCTTCCGGCCGCCCACCAACCTGCGCAGCGTCTCGCCCTGGGCGTACAG GATTTCCTACGACCCAGCTCGCTTCCCGAGGTACCTGCCTGAGGCCTACTGCCTGTGCCGCGGCTGCCTGACCGGGCTCTTCGGTGAGGAGGACTTCCGCTTCCGCAGCGCACCTGTCTACTCCCCGGCCGTAGTGCTGCGCCGCACCGCGGCCTGCGCGGGCGGCCGCTCAGTGTACGCTGAACACTACGTCACCATCCCGGTGGGCTGCACCTGCGTGCCCGAGCCCGACAAGGCCTCGGACAATGCCAACTCCAGCATGGACAAGCCAGGAGCCAAGCTGCTGCTCGGGCCCAGCGACAGGCCAGCAGGGCGCTGA